The following coding sequences are from one Candidatus Omnitrophota bacterium window:
- a CDS encoding PfkB family carbohydrate kinase, which yields MSFFDKIKKISELAEIIENLHKDRKKAILCHGVFDLLHIGHIRYLHKAKKLGDVLITTVTPDRFVNKGPHRPVFPEGLRAESLAALDFTDYVAINEWPTAEETIAALKPDVYAKGAEYRDKRTPEIMREEIAIAAVNGEIAYIEDITSSSSFLINKHFSPFPESVEQYLHSLSETYSVQDILKYLHSAKELKPLVIGETIIDQYFYCNALNISAHAPILPMKYISDEEFVGGAAAIANHLAGFCGEVGLLSMLGSEEPREDWIRQRLNKNIHPTFLRKSNSPTIVKRRYREPYFELPVFEVYTMNDEPLNERDSQTLCSRLEEMLSRYNLIIVADYGHGMIDRPAAQALSSRSNFLALLTQANAGNMGYHTISKYAKADFVCLSEEEMRLECRDRYSGCYPLVQQIAKKMQADQIAITQGKRGCTCYRKEEGYLESPALAIRVVDRVGGGDAFFALASVCAYQSAPLDILSFMGNVAGAEAVAVVGNREPIDSLCFTRHIESLMK from the coding sequence ATGAGTTTCTTCGATAAGATAAAAAAAATAAGCGAGTTGGCGGAGATTATCGAGAATCTGCATAAGGATCGGAAAAAGGCGATCCTGTGCCATGGTGTTTTCGATCTGCTTCATATCGGGCATATCCGGTACTTGCACAAGGCGAAAAAGTTGGGCGATGTTCTCATCACGACCGTTACGCCTGACCGCTTTGTGAACAAAGGGCCGCATCGTCCGGTATTTCCAGAAGGTTTGCGCGCGGAATCGCTGGCGGCGCTTGATTTTACGGATTATGTAGCGATCAACGAATGGCCGACGGCGGAAGAGACTATCGCGGCGTTGAAGCCGGACGTCTACGCCAAAGGCGCCGAATACCGCGACAAACGCACGCCGGAGATCATGCGGGAAGAGATCGCCATCGCCGCCGTCAACGGCGAAATCGCTTATATCGAGGATATTACATCCAGTTCGTCTTTCCTCATCAACAAACATTTCTCGCCGTTTCCGGAGTCCGTGGAACAATATCTGCATTCTTTGAGCGAGACCTATTCCGTGCAGGATATTTTGAAATACCTCCATTCGGCCAAGGAATTGAAGCCGTTGGTGATCGGCGAAACCATCATCGACCAATATTTTTATTGCAATGCGCTCAATATCTCCGCCCACGCTCCCATTTTGCCGATGAAGTACATATCCGACGAGGAGTTCGTCGGCGGCGCGGCGGCCATAGCCAACCATCTGGCGGGCTTTTGCGGCGAGGTGGGATTGTTGTCGATGCTGGGAAGCGAAGAGCCGCGCGAGGATTGGATTCGCCAACGGTTGAACAAAAACATCCATCCAACATTTTTACGAAAATCCAATTCGCCGACGATCGTCAAGCGCAGATATCGCGAACCATATTTCGAACTTCCTGTTTTCGAAGTGTATACGATGAACGACGAACCGCTCAACGAGCGGGACAGCCAAACGTTATGCTCTCGCCTGGAGGAAATGCTCAGCCGCTACAATTTGATTATCGTCGCCGATTATGGACATGGGATGATCGACCGGCCGGCGGCGCAAGCGCTGAGCAGCCGTTCGAATTTTCTCGCTTTGCTAACCCAGGCCAATGCGGGAAATATGGGCTACCATACGATTTCGAAATACGCGAAGGCCGATTTCGTTTGTTTGTCGGAAGAGGAGATGCGCTTGGAATGCCGCGACCGTTATAGCGGCTGTTATCCCCTTGTTCAACAAATCGCCAAGAAAATGCAAGCGGATCAAATCGCGATCACGCAAGGCAAGCGGGGATGCACCTGCTACCGCAAAGAAGAGGGGTATTTGGAGTCGCCCGCCTTGGCCATCCGCGTCGTGGACCGTGTTGGCGGCGGCGATGCTTTCTTCGCTCTTGCTTCGGTTTGCGCTTACCAGTCGGCGCCGTTGGATATATTGTCGTTTATGGGCAATGTGGCTGGCGCCGAAGCCGTAGCCGTGGTGGGCAACCGCGAACCCATTGATTCCCTATGCTTCACGCGCCATATTGAATCGTTGATGAAATAA
- a CDS encoding transcriptional regulator, whose protein sequence is MKSKESHSGDFQSLPEIDRLVHEPARLAIMAVLYAVDCADFLFVMRQTSLTRGNLSSHMSKLEEAGYLEIKKEFVDKIPRTLLRITPKGRQALKAYRENMNEVLRQLPE, encoded by the coding sequence ATGAAATCTAAGGAATCCCATTCCGGCGATTTTCAATCTCTTCCCGAAATCGATCGTTTGGTGCATGAACCGGCGCGGCTTGCGATCATGGCGGTTTTATACGCCGTGGATTGCGCGGATTTCTTGTTCGTTATGCGTCAAACCAGCCTAACACGGGGAAATTTGTCTTCGCACATGAGCAAGCTGGAAGAAGCGGGATATCTCGAAATCAAGAAAGAATTCGTAGACAAAATTCCCCGAACGCTCCTTAGGATAACCCCCAAAGGACGCCAGGCGCTTAAAGCGTACCGGGAAAATATGAATGAAGTATTGCGCCAGTTGCCGGAATAG
- a CDS encoding OmpA family protein: MKKWASVLFVAFLLAGCGSVPYKKPLVLSPVGPEKCEKVAINQAVIIVDSSRSMKSEEKIALARSLVESFVSAIPDGDFSTSLIVFGGDKLEVGTLKPFNRSELAAAAKDIPYLSGITPMEGAIKGAASVLQGRQGKTVVILFSDGLPTFAPGALKAMKELVKAGQGEVCIHAIQTEASRKGKEFLNKLVELSPCGEYRMGTDLYNEYTMVDFVRKIFIVSIPDSDGDDICDDADQCPDTPKGAKVDDRGCWTVPGVTFEYDKSVIRPQFFPELDDMANVLKENPGIKIYVDGHTCDIATEEYNQKLSERRADAVRSYFIEKGVEASRMTARGFGETKPIKPNTSDENRALNRRVELTIMK, from the coding sequence ATGAAGAAATGGGCCTCTGTTTTATTCGTTGCGTTCTTGTTGGCGGGCTGCGGATCGGTTCCATACAAAAAGCCACTCGTGCTCAGTCCCGTCGGACCGGAGAAATGCGAGAAAGTGGCGATTAACCAAGCAGTGATTATCGTCGATTCTTCGCGTTCGATGAAAAGCGAGGAAAAAATCGCCCTCGCTAGATCGTTGGTGGAATCGTTCGTTTCGGCGATCCCGGACGGCGATTTTTCCACGAGTTTGATCGTATTCGGCGGCGATAAGTTGGAGGTAGGAACCCTGAAACCTTTCAATCGCTCCGAACTAGCCGCAGCGGCGAAAGATATCCCTTATTTGAGTGGGATTACGCCTATGGAAGGCGCTATTAAAGGCGCTGCTTCCGTTCTGCAAGGGAGGCAGGGGAAGACGGTGGTCATCCTCTTCAGCGATGGACTTCCCACGTTTGCTCCCGGTGCATTGAAAGCGATGAAGGAGTTAGTAAAGGCGGGACAGGGCGAAGTTTGCATTCACGCCATCCAAACCGAAGCTAGCCGGAAAGGGAAAGAATTTCTGAATAAACTCGTCGAATTAAGCCCATGCGGAGAATATCGCATGGGGACGGATCTCTATAACGAGTATACTATGGTGGATTTCGTTCGTAAGATATTCATCGTATCGATTCCCGACAGCGACGGAGACGACATATGCGACGACGCGGATCAATGTCCCGATACGCCCAAGGGGGCAAAAGTGGACGACCGGGGCTGCTGGACCGTTCCCGGCGTTACCTTCGAATACGATAAGTCGGTAATCCGGCCTCAATTCTTCCCCGAACTGGATGATATGGCGAACGTATTGAAGGAGAATCCGGGAATAAAGATTTATGTAGACGGTCACACCTGCGATATCGCCACCGAAGAATACAATCAGAAACTATCCGAACGCCGAGCCGATGCCGTACGCAGCTACTTTATCGAAAAGGGCGTTGAAGCTTCCCGCATGACGGCGCGCGGATTCGGCGAGACTAAGCCGATCAAGCCGAATACGTCGGACGAGAACCGGGCGTTAAACCGCCGCGTGGAATTGACGATTATGAAATAG
- a CDS encoding dihydroxy-acid dehydratase, which translates to MRRKNSSKKMRILIGSNPYAKEVQGKANEPICVARLLERAGDYLKNPDGATLEEIYDRLEENAPRVAVITGSPDQPAHIMDEAAMLKAVASLWNRGAVPFAFGVPVMCDGTAQSTQGMCYSLASRNLVSAIVVNQMESHSYHGAFVLQGCDKTPFAIVNALASLDVTRRARGEAPVFGVFAPAHVLRGGVFPDDLRSDLLQIAARADENGAPDIGGDIRETLRYLLQCTTNQAFQGILKRAEQKGIISIKRHKELEKRLAVHTCHRLGGICAFNGTGNSSRHLVCALGLAHPALDFLTEPPTFGQVDEAVVDMLSVCNDSAFGVSNIVIQNIENAVRVHSAMGGSTNLTMHLVASMIYAGRRFTLADYDRIRRQFPIPDLFDFSLTLGRDIFALARQSEEGRIRGVDTMLYELRRNGVPIAENAPTMTGTTWKQRLKNKQRLAAANVKDNPIILSHPRRAVSGIDILQGNFFDSAIVKISGMPDVQLDEFDNKIAVVLYCENEEEATSRLLDVDLLNRFQAMAKLNRQTLLCIHRHNTSENDPSLEKIKGTQRLFRRLIEDSALRIALIIAGVGPEGYGMPEMFTPMHHINCNQSLKKMVTIISDGRYSGVSYGAAVGHVTPEAYRRGGILYLATGDLLLLSLRKWRIDLLDLEALRNGEIRPYREKLEVERKALGEKRWKRMNRRLETIDPSNQMRDIADASQGVVPLHVWKRAVNSSF; encoded by the coding sequence TTACGGGTTCGCCCGATCAACCCGCGCATATTATGGATGAAGCGGCGATGTTGAAAGCGGTTGCCAGCCTTTGGAATCGCGGCGCCGTTCCCTTCGCCTTCGGCGTTCCCGTCATGTGCGATGGAACGGCGCAGAGCACGCAGGGGATGTGCTACTCCCTCGCCTCGCGCAACCTGGTCAGCGCCATAGTCGTCAACCAGATGGAAAGCCACTCCTACCACGGCGCTTTCGTCCTTCAAGGCTGCGACAAAACCCCCTTCGCCATTGTCAACGCCCTCGCTTCGCTGGACGTTACACGGCGGGCGAGGGGAGAAGCGCCCGTCTTCGGCGTCTTCGCTCCCGCTCATGTCTTGCGCGGCGGCGTTTTTCCTGACGATTTGCGAAGCGATCTGTTGCAAATCGCCGCTCGCGCCGATGAGAACGGCGCGCCGGATATCGGCGGCGATATACGCGAAACGCTGCGTTATCTATTGCAATGCACCACGAACCAGGCTTTTCAAGGCATTCTGAAGCGGGCGGAGCAAAAAGGGATCATTTCGATCAAACGGCATAAAGAATTGGAAAAACGCTTAGCCGTCCATACTTGCCACCGGCTGGGCGGCATTTGCGCTTTCAACGGAACCGGCAACAGCAGCCGCCATCTGGTTTGCGCTTTGGGATTGGCCCATCCAGCGTTGGATTTTTTAACCGAGCCGCCAACGTTCGGGCAAGTGGATGAAGCCGTGGTGGATATGCTTTCCGTATGCAACGATTCCGCTTTCGGCGTCTCAAATATCGTCATTCAAAATATCGAAAACGCTGTGCGCGTCCATAGCGCGATGGGGGGATCGACCAATTTGACGATGCATTTGGTTGCTTCCATGATTTACGCTGGACGCCGCTTCACATTGGCGGATTACGACCGCATCCGCCGCCAATTTCCTATTCCCGATCTCTTCGATTTTAGCTTGACGCTGGGGCGCGATATCTTCGCGCTGGCGCGGCAAAGCGAAGAGGGACGCATTCGCGGGGTGGATACGATGCTGTACGAACTGCGCCGCAACGGCGTTCCCATCGCCGAGAACGCGCCGACAATGACTGGTACGACCTGGAAGCAGCGGTTGAAAAACAAACAGCGTCTCGCCGCTGCGAACGTGAAGGACAATCCCATCATCCTTTCCCACCCTCGGCGGGCCGTCAGTGGAATCGATATCCTGCAAGGCAATTTTTTCGATTCCGCCATTGTGAAAATCAGCGGGATGCCCGATGTGCAGTTAGACGAATTCGACAATAAAATCGCCGTGGTTCTCTATTGCGAAAACGAGGAGGAGGCGACGTCGCGCTTGCTCGATGTTGATCTGCTGAATCGTTTTCAAGCGATGGCAAAACTAAATCGCCAGACGCTTCTTTGCATCCACCGGCATAATACCAGCGAGAACGATCCCTCCTTAGAGAAGATCAAGGGGACGCAGCGCCTTTTCCGGCGCTTGATCGAAGATTCGGCGCTGCGCATTGCGCTTATTATCGCTGGCGTTGGGCCGGAAGGGTATGGAATGCCGGAAATGTTTACGCCCATGCACCATATCAATTGCAATCAGTCGTTGAAGAAAATGGTTACGATCATCAGCGATGGGCGTTATTCCGGCGTAAGTTACGGCGCCGCCGTCGGTCACGTTACGCCGGAAGCCTACCGGCGCGGGGGCATTCTTTACCTTGCGACCGGCGATTTGCTGTTGCTGAGTCTACGGAAATGGCGCATCGATCTACTTGACCTAGAAGCGCTTCGTAACGGCGAGATTCGCCCTTATCGTGAAAAGTTGGAAGTCGAACGGAAAGCCTTGGGGGAAAAGCGATGGAAGCGCATGAATCGCCGCCTGGAAACTATCGATCCCAGCAACCAGATGAGAGATATCGCGGACGCATCGCAAGGCGTGGTTCCATTGCATGTATGGAAAAGAGCGGTCAACTCTTCATTTTAA